ATCAAGGTGCCAGATGAAGTGGTAAGCGCCAGTGGGATCAATGCAGCGATTGTCGCAAAAGCTGTCATCAGGATTGGGCGCAGTCTTGTGATTCCGGCTTCAATAAGAGCCTCACGGATTGGCATACCTTTCTCTGTACGGTTCTGGCCAATTCGGTCGACCATGACAATCGCATTGGTCGTAACGATACCAATCAGCATCAGCAGTCCAATCATTACGCTTACTGACATTGGTTCATCGGCAATCCACAGTCCCAGCAAAGAGCCGATTGGAACGAAAATCAATGAAGACAGGATGATGAACGGAATCCTCGCCTGACCGAATGTAATCAGCATGGTCAGATAGACAAGTCCGATGGCCACGACCATAGCAATTCCTAGCTGAGTGAATGTTTCAACTGTCTCATCACTGCCGCCTCCGCCTTCAAGGGAAACTTCATCAGGCAGTTCAATGTCATTTTGGACACCATCTATAACGGCATTCGAAACGGCTCTAATATCATTTGAATCAATCTGTGCAGAAACTCGCGCGAATATCTTGCCATCTAATTTCTGGATCGAAGTGAATGCTTCCGTTTCAGTGATATTAGCGACTTCAGTGATTGGAACAGGTCCTTGTTGAGTGAAGATGACCGTGTTTTTAAGATCTTCGATTGTTTCGGACTTTTCATCATAGGTGATGGCAACACGACGTTCTTCATCGCCGAGTTTCATAATGCCAGCGTCAACGGGCTTTGTTTTATCAGTGATTGTACCCAGGATTTGGAATCCTGAAATACCTAATTGAGCAGATTTTTCAGGGTCGATATCTACAATCACTTGCTTTTGTTTTTCCGAAAAATTGTTAGAAACATATTTTAAGTCTTCCTGTTTCATCATGTATTCTTCTACCCTGGCGGCCGCGTCCTGCAAGACGGCCAGATCAGTAGAGTACAAGTCAATGTTCACATTATTATTTGATGGCGGACCGCCAGTAGATTGCTCCTGGATACCGATTTTCGCATCCGGCTCTATTGACAGAACGATTTCTTCCATTTCTTTTTCAAGCTCAGGTATGAACTCTGAAACACTTGCACCATCTCCCAGACTGATAAAATAGTTCGCCTGGTTCTGGCGTTTAAGACCAGTTTGGAAATCGCGGCTGCCGATCCCCACCGTCACATCATTTATTTCCTCTTGCTCTGAGAACATGTTCTCGACCTTCAAAGAGATTTCATTCGTCTTTTCTAATGAAGTGGAAGATGGCAGCTGGAAGGTAGCGACCAACAGTTTTTGCTCTTCATTCGGAATGAACGTGAAGCCAAGGCCTTTGACAAGGAATCCTGAACCAGCAAGCAGGGCAATGGATAGGAAGATGATAAGAGCTTTATGGTTCAGGGACCATTTGATTGAAGATGCATATGCTCTCTGCAACGTACCTACTTTTTCTTCCTTTGGCACCTTCTTGAATGAGAATTTTGCCAGGATAGGGACAATCGTGACGGCTACAATTAATGACGCCAGCAAAGAAAATACAATCGTAAGCGCAAAAGGAAGGAAGAACTCACCGGTAATTCCCCCGACAAGTCCTAAAGGCAGGAATACAACAACCGTAGTTATGGTAGAGGAAGTGATTGCCTTCAGAATTTCCTTCGTTGAATCCTGGATCAATTCATCTGTCATGGCTTTATTGGTTTTCCGCACTCTGCGGAAGATGTTCTCAATAACTACAATACTATCATCGACCACCCGGCCAACGGCTACAGCCATGCCCCCAAGTGTCATGATGTTCAAAGAAATATCAAGCTGATTCAAAAAGATTGACGAAATCAATAGCGAAAGTGGAATCGATACAATCGCGATAATCGTTGCCCTGAAGTTCCTCAGGAAAATAAGTACAGCGATCGAAGCGAACAAGGCACCCAGCAAACCTTCCTTTACCAGGGTATTTACCGATTTTTCAATTCCTTCCGCAGAATCGAAACCAATCGCGTATTCGAGACGGTCGTCATAGCTATTGATGACGGCTAAAACCCTCTCTGCGACTTCGACCGTATTTGCATCCTGCTTTTTCGTGATGGCCATTGATAATGATTCTTTCTCATTGTAGCGGGTGATTTCAGGTTTTTCCGTTACAACCTCAATTGAGGCAATATCCCCCAGTTTTACTGGCGGTGCATTTGGTGCAAATTTGGACTGAATCACCAGGTTTTCGAGCTCGTTGATTTCCTCTATTTTTTCCTGGACCCTTACTGGTACCTGGATTTCGTTTTCATTTAGGTTGCCAGCAGGAAAGCTGAACTTCTTGGCATTAATCGTTTCTTTAATCTCATTCAAACTAAGGGCAAGCTTAGCAGCCTTTTCCTGGTCAACGGTTATTTGGAGGATATCTTCAGTCATACCGCCAACTGAAACACTATTTATTCCCTGGATTTTATTCAGTTCAGGAATGATTTCATCGTTTACAAGCTGTTCAAGGTCCTGATCACCTTTGGCAAAAAGGGAAATATTGAAAATCGGGAATGTGCCAAATGAAAATCGGTTTACACTTGTCTGTACATTTTCAGGAAGTCCTGCCTCCTTGATGAAGGAATTAACCTGCTGTTCAGCATCATCCAGTTCGGTATCAAAAGGGAATTCAAGATTGATGATTGAGATGCTTTCAAATGAAGAACTCTGGAGTTTTTTGAGTCCATCAATGCCCTTGAATTTGGTTTCTAGCTTCTCTGTCACTTGCTCATTTATATCCTGAGGTGATGCCCCTGGATAAATGACTTCTACTGAAAGCTGGGGAAACTCAATATTCGGCAGTAAATCGACCTTCAGGCGGGTGAAGGAATACAGTCCGCCGAGAATTAATAAAAAGGAAATGATAAAAACAGCAAAAGCATTTTTAAGACTGAATCTTGTTAAAAATCCCATTAGGTTTACCTCGTTTCATAAAAAAGTTATGCTCTTATTCTATATGTCTTTTATGTACTTTTCATTTTTAAACTGTAAAAATTTTAAATAGATTTTTCGCATTGATTGTTACTTTGTAACAAAGCTTAACCTGCACTGGGACTCTTTACAAAAAATTCAAAGTACAACAAAGGTGAGGAGAGCATAAAAAAAGGTCCGGATTCACTCCGAACCTCAAAAGCTTTTATTTACGCTTAATGGTGATTGCATCATTTTCTATGACTGCGCTCAATTGAACCGCATCCGGTTCTTCAAGAATGAAGTCAGCAATGGAATCCTCCAGCTGCTCTTGAATGGAACGGCGAAGCGGTCGAGCGCCAAATGCTGGGTGATACCCAAGCTCAGCTAATTTTCCCTTCACTTCTGCTGTCACTTCGAGGCTGATGTTTTGCTCTTCAAGTGTTCCTTGCAGTTCAGAAAGCATTAAGTCAACAATCTGTAGTAGGTGTTCTTTTTCAAGCGACTTGAACTCAATGATGCTATCGAAGCGGTTAAGGAATTCCGGCTTGAAGAAGCCTCCCAGTGAGTCAAGAATGCTTGACTCATTTACAGCTGTGCTTTGGCCAAAACCTACCTTGATTGTCTTGTGCCCGACGCCTGCGTTACTTGTCATGATGATCACTGTGTCCTTGAAGCTGACGGTGCGTCCCTGGCTGTCGGTCAGGCGGCCATCCTCAAGAATCTGCAGGAACATGTGCTGGACATCCGGATGAGCTTTTTCGATTTCATCCAACAAAATGATGCTATACGGGTTGCGGCGAACCTTTTCGGTCAGCTGGCCAGCTTCATCATGGCCGACATATCCTGGAGGTGAACCAATCAGCTTGGATACGCTGTGCTTTTCCATATACTCACTCATGTCGAGACGAATCATTGCATCTTTAGAGCCAAAAAGCTCTTCTGCCAATGTTTTGGTCAGTTCCGTTTTACCGACTCCTGTTGGTCCCACAAATAGGAAGGATCCAATTGGGCGGTTCTTTGATTTCAGGCCAGCACGGCTGCGCCGAATTGCCTTCGCTACTTTCTGCACAGCTTCCTCCTGGCCAATTACCTTGCCATTAAGGTTTGCGACTAGATTCTTCATCCTTGCTTGTTCGTCCTCCTGAAGTTTGCCCACTGGAATTCCAGTCTTCTTCTCGATGATTTCCTGGATATGCTGGACTGTTACAACAGGTCTTACTTCAGTACCATTGTCATTTAATGCTTTTTCCAGCTTTGCTTCTTCGTCACGAAGCTTTGCAGCAGTTTCATAGTCTTCCTGCTTCAATGCTTCATCTTTTTCCCTAGCGATTTCAGCAAGTCGGCTTTCAGCATCATTTTTATCTGTATAGTCAGAAATAAGGTTAAGCTTAGAACCCGCTTCATCCATTAAATCGATTGCTTTATCAGGAAGAAAGCGATCCTGGATATAACGATGTGATAGCTGTACACATGCCTTGATTGTTTCATCTGAAAAGGAAACCTGATGGAAATCTTCGTACTTGAATTGAATTCCTTTCAGGATTTCGACAGCCTCATCAACTGTTGGTTCCAGGACATGTACTGGCTGGAAGCGTCTCTCGAGAGCTGCATCCTTTTCAATCTGACGATACTCCTTCAGAGTTGTCGCACCTACTACATGCAGCTCACCGCGGGCAAGTGCTGGCTTCAGAATATTGCCTGCATCCATGGATCCTTCGGCAGACCCAGCACCAACAAGCTGGTGTATTTCATCAATGAACAGAATGATATTTTTACGTGCCTGTAATTCAGAAATAAGCTGTTTCATTCTCTCCTCAAATTGCCCGCGAATTCCTGTATTGGAGACCATGGAGGCTACATCTAAAAGATAAACTTCCTTGTTCTTCAGCTTATCTGGGACTGCACCTTCAACAATCTTTAGAGCGAGTCCTTCAGCAATGGCTGTTTTACCCACACCAGGTTCACCAATAAGCACAGGGTTATTTTTATTTCTTCTATTTAAAATCTCGATAACTCGTTTTACTTCATCATCTCGCCCAATTACTGGGTCAATTAAGCCGGTCTTAGCAATTTGGGTCAAATTTCTTCCATATTGATCGATAAAGCCATTTCCTCCGCCAGCTGTTTTCGTGGCAGCAGCGGCCGGGTCACGGTTAGGTTTTAGATCATTACCTGAAAACTGTTTGAACATATCGTTAAAAGGCGGATAGCCAAAGGAAGCACCTAATTTCTCTTTTTCTGTGTGGTAGCAATCTTCACAGAGCAATAAATGCTTCTGATTACCGTTTAAATTTACCCTCAACTGGATATTTGCGTGTTTTTCCTGGCAATTTTGGCAAAGCATTTAAATTCCTCCTTCAAAAATGTAATTTCTATTTAAAGTGATCAACGATTCATTTTTTGACTTTGACCATCTTTGATCAATTTAATCTCATTATAATTTGACCTTATTTGACTTTCAAGAATTTTGATTGTGGTAATTTTTAGTAAACATTTTCGTTTAAATCCCCCGTTCCAAAAAAAGCTCGTCATGGTTTGTCTATCCTTACATATATTGAGAAGGAGGGAGGGGAACGATTTGAAGACGAATTGGGGTGCTGCCTTTCAAATCGCTGCTGTTTATGTTGGTACTGTTGTGGGAGCCGGTTTTGCGACGGGAAGAGAAATCGTTGAATTCTTTTCCCGCTTTGGAATAGTTGGGTTGATTGGGGTTTTCATGGCGGGATACATTCTTACATATCTGGGTGCAAAATTAATGCGCATCGCAGCAGCTATCGGGGCCCAATCTTATGAAGAAATGAATGTACATTTGTTTGGGAAATTTTTTGGGAGAATCATCAATATAATGATGCTTTTTATGCTGCTTGGGGTTTGTGCTGTTATGCTTTCTGGTGCAGGGGCCGTTTTTGAGGAGCAGCTTGGATTGACCAAATCGCTTGGCATCTTTGTCACGATTGCATTGTCACTTGCCGTTATGGTTGTCGGTTTGAAGGGCGTTTTTGCTGTTAATACCTTTGTTGTGCCTATGATGATCTTGTTCAGTCTGATTTTATTTTTCCTGTCAGTCAAGTTGCCTGGATTCATTGAGCAGGTCGTTTTTATTCCATATGCAGAGGATGGCTGGAAGGCGGTCATCGGTCCGTTTTCCTATACAGCCCTGAACCTGTCGCTTGCCCAGGCAGTGCTGGTTCCTGTTGCAGCAGAGATGAAAGATGATAATACTGTAAAATGGGGAGGAATCCTCGGCGGGATTGCGCTGACTTTAATCCTGCTTTCAAGCCATTTGACTTTAATCATGCTCCCGGGATTCGAAACTTTTGAAATACCGATGGCAGTCGTTATGAAGCAGCTAGCTGCAGGACTTTACTGGATTTTTGTCCTGATTGTATATGGTGAAATATTCACATCTGTAATCGGCAATATTTTTGGGCTTGAAAGGCAGATTCAAAAATATGTCAAGCTGCCAAGCATGCTCGTTGTCTCGTTTCTCTTCTTGATTTGTTATTTCATCAGTTTGATTGATTATGGAACGCTTCTTTCAATACTGTATCCGGTTTTTGGCTATATTAGTTTGATTTTTATCGTGTTGTTATGGATGAAACCAATTAATGTGAATAAATAAAAAAAGAAGGGGAAGCCCCTTCTTTTTTATTTATCTTCTTTCATGATCGTCTTGGCCATTTCTATGAAGGCGCTGCGGTGGTCAGCATCTTCTTTAGTGAATAGTGTCAGCTTTAATGGTTGTTCCTCATTTTTTATTAAATAAGTAGTGACTATGTCTGACCCACTTTTAGTTTCCATTGCCCAGGCATTGTTGAAGAATGGGTCTTCAGGTGTTTGTGTCTCTTTAACTTCAGGACCAACAGCCGCTAGCTGTGCTTTTGAATTTTCTTCAACTAAAGCCCACTCTGCGTCAGCTGGAAGCAATTCTATCCTCATGAAAACACTGTCTTCTTCAGTCCACATCAGTACATCCTTGTTAGGTTCCTCTGCTGACAATTCATATTCAGGCAAAACATACATGGAGTAGTTTTGATTATCATTGTGCTTTAAAAAAGCAGTCTGTTCCTTTTGTTCGCCATTCACTGTATAAGCAATGTTTTGCTCCATAATGCGGATTAAGCCCTCTTCATTCTCTTTCTCCGGGTCTGTTGTCTTTTGGTCTTCTTCATTTTTTTCTGGCGCAGCAGCCGGCTGGGCTGCAGGTGCCTTGTCTGTTGACTCCGATTCTTCGGGAGAGCCACAGCCTGCAATGAATAATGCTGATAATCCGATAATTGCAAATGAGTTTACTAATTTGTTCATGTCTAATTGCCCCCTGTTATTTCGTATGGTGATTTCTACATATTAAGACGGAATATAATTACGAAAGTTACAATACTTGTCGCTTTTACAAAAATATTATGGACAAGCAGATTGGACAATAATAAAAATGACCCATAAGCCAACGATTGGCATAGGTCATTTTAAAGGTGCAAAGATTAGTTTAAAGGAATGAAAACAAATAATAATAAATCAAAGACGATGTGAGAGACAATAACGAGTGGCAGACTCCGTTTCCAAGCATATAAAATACTCCACGCCAGTCCCGCGATCATTGCAGCAAGTACAAGAATGAACTCCCCGGAATAGAGATGGACGGAAGCATATAATATTACTGAAAGGCCAATCGACATTTTCATACTAAAGTATTTGCTAAGTCGTTTTTGGATTAATCCTCGCCAAAAGATTTCTTCTC
This window of the Mesobacillus jeotgali genome carries:
- a CDS encoding YkvI family membrane protein: MKTNWGAAFQIAAVYVGTVVGAGFATGREIVEFFSRFGIVGLIGVFMAGYILTYLGAKLMRIAAAIGAQSYEEMNVHLFGKFFGRIINIMMLFMLLGVCAVMLSGAGAVFEEQLGLTKSLGIFVTIALSLAVMVVGLKGVFAVNTFVVPMMILFSLILFFLSVKLPGFIEQVVFIPYAEDGWKAVIGPFSYTALNLSLAQAVLVPVAAEMKDDNTVKWGGILGGIALTLILLSSHLTLIMLPGFETFEIPMAVVMKQLAAGLYWIFVLIVYGEIFTSVIGNIFGLERQIQKYVKLPSMLVVSFLFLICYFISLIDYGTLLSILYPVFGYISLIFIVLLWMKPINVNK
- a CDS encoding efflux RND transporter permease subunit produces the protein MGFLTRFSLKNAFAVFIISFLLILGGLYSFTRLKVDLLPNIEFPQLSVEVIYPGASPQDINEQVTEKLETKFKGIDGLKKLQSSSFESISIINLEFPFDTELDDAEQQVNSFIKEAGLPENVQTSVNRFSFGTFPIFNISLFAKGDQDLEQLVNDEIIPELNKIQGINSVSVGGMTEDILQITVDQEKAAKLALSLNEIKETINAKKFSFPAGNLNENEIQVPVRVQEKIEEINELENLVIQSKFAPNAPPVKLGDIASIEVVTEKPEITRYNEKESLSMAITKKQDANTVEVAERVLAVINSYDDRLEYAIGFDSAEGIEKSVNTLVKEGLLGALFASIAVLIFLRNFRATIIAIVSIPLSLLISSIFLNQLDISLNIMTLGGMAVAVGRVVDDSIVVIENIFRRVRKTNKAMTDELIQDSTKEILKAITSSTITTVVVFLPLGLVGGITGEFFLPFALTIVFSLLASLIVAVTIVPILAKFSFKKVPKEEKVGTLQRAYASSIKWSLNHKALIIFLSIALLAGSGFLVKGLGFTFIPNEEQKLLVATFQLPSSTSLEKTNEISLKVENMFSEQEEINDVTVGIGSRDFQTGLKRQNQANYFISLGDGASVSEFIPELEKEMEEIVLSIEPDAKIGIQEQSTGGPPSNNNVNIDLYSTDLAVLQDAAARVEEYMMKQEDLKYVSNNFSEKQKQVIVDIDPEKSAQLGISGFQILGTITDKTKPVDAGIMKLGDEERRVAITYDEKSETIEDLKNTVIFTQQGPVPITEVANITETEAFTSIQKLDGKIFARVSAQIDSNDIRAVSNAVIDGVQNDIELPDEVSLEGGGGSDETVETFTQLGIAMVVAIGLVYLTMLITFGQARIPFIILSSLIFVPIGSLLGLWIADEPMSVSVMIGLLMLIGIVTTNAIVMVDRIGQNRTEKGMPIREALIEAGITRLRPILMTAFATIAALIPLALTTSSGTLISKGLAVTVIGGLTSSTLLTLILIPVIYEVFFFRQVKKERNQ
- a CDS encoding ATP-dependent Clp protease ATP-binding subunit, which codes for MLCQNCQEKHANIQLRVNLNGNQKHLLLCEDCYHTEKEKLGASFGYPPFNDMFKQFSGNDLKPNRDPAAAATKTAGGGNGFIDQYGRNLTQIAKTGLIDPVIGRDDEVKRVIEILNRRNKNNPVLIGEPGVGKTAIAEGLALKIVEGAVPDKLKNKEVYLLDVASMVSNTGIRGQFEERMKQLISELQARKNIILFIDEIHQLVGAGSAEGSMDAGNILKPALARGELHVVGATTLKEYRQIEKDAALERRFQPVHVLEPTVDEAVEILKGIQFKYEDFHQVSFSDETIKACVQLSHRYIQDRFLPDKAIDLMDEAGSKLNLISDYTDKNDAESRLAEIAREKDEALKQEDYETAAKLRDEEAKLEKALNDNGTEVRPVVTVQHIQEIIEKKTGIPVGKLQEDEQARMKNLVANLNGKVIGQEEAVQKVAKAIRRSRAGLKSKNRPIGSFLFVGPTGVGKTELTKTLAEELFGSKDAMIRLDMSEYMEKHSVSKLIGSPPGYVGHDEAGQLTEKVRRNPYSIILLDEIEKAHPDVQHMFLQILEDGRLTDSQGRTVSFKDTVIIMTSNAGVGHKTIKVGFGQSTAVNESSILDSLGGFFKPEFLNRFDSIIEFKSLEKEHLLQIVDLMLSELQGTLEEQNISLEVTAEVKGKLAELGYHPAFGARPLRRSIQEQLEDSIADFILEEPDAVQLSAVIENDAITIKRK